The following are encoded together in the Raphanus sativus cultivar WK10039 unplaced genomic scaffold, ASM80110v3 Scaffold0116, whole genome shotgun sequence genome:
- the LOC108825950 gene encoding remorin 1.4 isoform X2, with amino-acid sequence MNDTTFPHQFLLFLLNSQTSESFLIIFGFFVLLYINFSGYIRTLTSYNMAEEEPKKVTDTVNNVSERSPSPSAPAKEAVVTAVVAPQEKPVAPPPVLPSPAPVEKKLEDPKALISIIAKVQEEKKEGSINRDAVLARVETEKRMSLIKAWEEAEKCKVENKAEKKLSSIGSWENNKKAAVEAELKKIEEQLEKKKAEYVELMKNKIAQIHKQAEEKRAMIEARRGEEVLKAEELAAKYRANGTAPKKLFGFM; translated from the exons ATGAATGATACTACATTTCCGCATCAGTTTCTTCTCTTTCTGTTAAACAGCCAGACTTCTGAATCATTCTTGATTATCTTCGGATTCTTTGTACTCTTATATATAAACTTTAGTGGTTATATACGTACTTTGACGTCATACAACATGGCCGAAGAAGAACCAAAGAAGGTGACGGATACCGTTAACAACGTGTCAGAACGATCTCCATCCCCGTCAGCTCCAGCGAAGGAAGCTGTTGTTACAGCGGTTGTTGCTCCACAAGAGAAGCCTGTGGCTCCACCTCCAGTTCTTCCATCTCCAGCGCCGGTGGAGAAGAAGCTAGAGGACCCCAAGGCTCTTATTTCCATCATCGcaa AAGTacaagaagagaaaaaggaagGGTCGATTAATCGAG ATGCTGTCCTGGCTAGAGTTGAGACAGAGAAGAGGATGTCACTTATCAAAGCTTGGGAAGAAGCTGAGAAATGCAAAGTGGAGAACAA AGCTGAGAAGAAGCTTTCTTCAATTGGGTCATGGGAGAACAACAAAAAAGCAGCTGTAGAAGCTGAGCTCAAGAAAATAGAG GAAcaattggagaagaagaaggccGAGTATGTTGAGTTGATGAAGAACAAAATAGCTCAAATTCACAAACAGGCAGAAGAGAAGAGAGCTATGATCGAAGCTAGACGTGGAGAAGAGGTTCTCAAGGCCGAGGAATTAGCTGCCAAGTACCGTGCCAACGGAACTGCTCCAAAAAAGCTATTTGGATTCATGTGA
- the LOC108825950 gene encoding remorin 1.4 isoform X1 — MNDTTFPHQFLLFLLNSQTSESFLIIFGFFVLLYINFSGYIRTLTSYNMAEEEPKKVTDTVNNVSERSPSPSAPAKEAVVTAVVAPQEKPVAPPPVLPSPAPVEKKLEDPKALISIIAKEVQEEKKEGSINRDAVLARVETEKRMSLIKAWEEAEKCKVENKAEKKLSSIGSWENNKKAAVEAELKKIEEQLEKKKAEYVELMKNKIAQIHKQAEEKRAMIEARRGEEVLKAEELAAKYRANGTAPKKLFGFM, encoded by the exons ATGAATGATACTACATTTCCGCATCAGTTTCTTCTCTTTCTGTTAAACAGCCAGACTTCTGAATCATTCTTGATTATCTTCGGATTCTTTGTACTCTTATATATAAACTTTAGTGGTTATATACGTACTTTGACGTCATACAACATGGCCGAAGAAGAACCAAAGAAGGTGACGGATACCGTTAACAACGTGTCAGAACGATCTCCATCCCCGTCAGCTCCAGCGAAGGAAGCTGTTGTTACAGCGGTTGTTGCTCCACAAGAGAAGCCTGTGGCTCCACCTCCAGTTCTTCCATCTCCAGCGCCGGTGGAGAAGAAGCTAGAGGACCCCAAGGCTCTTATTTCCATCATCGcaa AAGAAGTacaagaagagaaaaaggaagGGTCGATTAATCGAG ATGCTGTCCTGGCTAGAGTTGAGACAGAGAAGAGGATGTCACTTATCAAAGCTTGGGAAGAAGCTGAGAAATGCAAAGTGGAGAACAA AGCTGAGAAGAAGCTTTCTTCAATTGGGTCATGGGAGAACAACAAAAAAGCAGCTGTAGAAGCTGAGCTCAAGAAAATAGAG GAAcaattggagaagaagaaggccGAGTATGTTGAGTTGATGAAGAACAAAATAGCTCAAATTCACAAACAGGCAGAAGAGAAGAGAGCTATGATCGAAGCTAGACGTGGAGAAGAGGTTCTCAAGGCCGAGGAATTAGCTGCCAAGTACCGTGCCAACGGAACTGCTCCAAAAAAGCTATTTGGATTCATGTGA
- the LOC108825598 gene encoding 40S ribosomal protein S11-3, translating to MAEQTEKAFLKQPKVFLSSKTSGKGKRPGKGGNRFSKNIGLGFKTPREAIEGTYIDRKCPFTGTVSVRGRILAGTCHSAKMQRTIIVRRNYLHFVKKYQRYEKRHSNIPAHVSPCFRVKEGDHVIIGQCRPLSKTVRFNVLKVIPAGASAFAKKAFTGM from the exons ATGGCTGAACAG ACTGAGAAGGCTTTTCTTAAGCAACCCAAGGTCTTCCTAAGCTCCAAGACATCAGGGAAAGGAAAGAGACCTGGCAAAGGCGGAAACCGTTTCTCGAAGAACATTGGTTTGGGCTTCAAGACTCCCCGTGAAGCCATTGaag GAACTTACATTGATAGGAAATGTCCATTCACTGGAACCGTCTCTGTAAGAGGACGTATCTTAGCTGGTACTTGCCACAGTGCTAAGATGCAGAGAACCATCATCGTTCGCAGGAACTACCTCCACTTCGTGAAGAAGTATCAGAG GTATGAGAAGAGACACTCCAACATCCCTGCTCACGTCTCGCCCTGCTTCCGTGTCAAAGAAGGTGATCATGTCATCATTGGCCAGTGCAGGCCCTTGTCGAAGACGGTGAGGTTCAATGTGCTGAAGGTGATCCCAGCGGGCGCATCCGCCTTTGCTAAGAAGGCATTCACTGGAATGTAA
- the LOC108825656 gene encoding WD repeat-containing protein RUP2, whose translation MGLVFDWFESPKTTVILCFHMNTLHHHPQKQEQEEQEKEGEARHEWDLSLSTVVSSSSSSASDVVGAIEFDPTDNILATAGISRKIRVYGLTSLLRTTSGVSFVDQATACEYYICTPAKLSSLRWRPGSCGRVIGSGDYDGVVTEYDLEKRTPVFERDEHGGRRVWSVDYTRHGVGASGSDDGTMQVWDPRCPPEESVGLVRPAGSCRSAVCCVEFDPSGGPAVAVGCADRRGYVYDMRKLVDPALTLQGHTKTVSYVRFLDGGTVVTAGTDGCLKLWSVEDGRVIRTYEGHVNNRNFVGLSVWRNGALFGCGSENNRVFVYDRRWRKPVWVDGFEPVGMTSGSDKRFVSSVCWRQSGVDQCTLVAGGSDGVLQVYVGKRKP comes from the coding sequence ATGGGATTGGTTTTCGATTGGTTCGAATCCCCCAAAACAACAGTCATTCTCTGTTTTCATATGAAcactcttcatcatcatcctcaaaAGCAGGaacaagaagaacaagaaaaagaaggagaagCGAGACACGAATGGGATCTTTCTCTCTCCACCGTcgtctcttcttcctcctcctctgccTCAGACGTTGTCGGAGCTATTGAGTTCGACCCGACTGATAACATCCTCGCTACCGCTGGAATCTCTAGAAAGATTCGTGTTTACGGCCTCACTTCTCTCTTACGGACCACCTCCGGAGTTAGCTTCGTCGATCAAGCCACCGCCTGCGAGTATTACATATGCACTCCGGCGAAGCTCAGTAGTCTCAGGTGGAGACCCGGGTCGTGCGGTCGGGTTATCGGGTCGGGTGATTACGACGGCGTTGTGACGGAGTACGATCTCGAGAAGAGGACGCCGGTTTTCGAGCGGGACGAGCACGGAGGCCGCCGCGTATGGAGCGTGGATTACACTCGCCACGGTGTGGGAGCGTCGGGATCAGACGACGGGACCATGCAGGTGTGGGATCCGAGATGTCCGCCGGAGGAATCCGTCGGCCTTGTCCGGCCGGCGGGGAGTTGCCGGAGTGCCGTTTGCTGCGTCGAGTTTGATCCCTCCGGCGGACCCGCGGTGGCTGTCGGTTGCGCTGATCGGAGAGGGTACGTGTACGATATGAGGAAACTCGTTGACCCGGCGTTGACTTTGCAAGGACACACGAAAACGGTGTCGTATGTGAGGTTTCTCGACGGTGGTACGGTGGTGACGGCGGGTACGGACGGTTGTCTGAAGCTGTGGAGCGTGGAGGACGGGCGCGTGATTCGGACATACGAGGGGCACGTGAACAACCGGAACTTCGTGGGGTTGTCTGTTTGGAGAAACGGCGCGCTGTTCGGGTGCGGATCGGAGAATAACAGGGTGTTCGTGTACGATAGGAGGTGGAGGAAGCCGGTTTGGGTAGACGGGTTTGAACCGGTTGGTATGACTTCTGGTTCGGATAAGCGGTTCGTGAGTAGCGTCTGCTGGAGGCAATCGGGTGTGGACCAGTGCACACTAGTGGCTGGGGGATCTGATGGAGTGTTGCAGGTTTACGTGGGCAAAAGAAAGCCATAA